Proteins encoded by one window of Glycine soja cultivar W05 chromosome 15, ASM419377v2, whole genome shotgun sequence:
- the LOC114388279 gene encoding allantoate deiminase 1 isoform X1: MYSATASNTFFLLSCFLLFCLLSAPSCVSMFSGIETGDLEKRDDLFPQILRDEAVARLYELGKVSDASGYLERTFLSPASMKAIDLIRKWMEDAGLRTWVDQMGNVHGRVDGANENAEALLIGSHMDTVVDAGMFDGSLGIVSAISAVKAMHVNGKLQKLKRPVEVIAFSDEEGVRFQTTFLGSGAIAGILPGTTLEISDKREVMIKDFLKENSMDITEESLLKLKYDPKSIWGYVEVHIEQGPVLEQVGFPLGVVKGIAGQTRLKVTVRGSQGHAGTVPMSMRQDPMAAAAEQIVVLESLCKHPEEYLSYDGHCSDSTVKSLSSSLVCTVGEISTWPSASNVIPGQVTYTVDIRAIDDLGREAVIYDLSKQIYQICDKRSVSCIIEHKHDAGAVICDSDLSSQLKSAAYSALKKMEGDIQDEVPTLMSGAGHDAMAISHLTKVGMLFVRCRGGISHSPQEHVLDNDVWAAGLATLSFLENLS; the protein is encoded by the exons GTATTGAGACAGGAGATTTAGAAAAAAGAGATGATTTGTTTCCACAGATTCTAAGAGACGAGGCAGTTGCAAGGCTTTATGAGCTTGGGAAG GTGAGTGATGCTAGTGGTTATTTGGAGAGGACATTCTTGAGTCCTGCATCCATGAAGGCAATTGATCTTATTCGTAAATGGATGGAGGATGCTGGTTTGAGAAC TTGGGTGGACCAAATGGGAAATGTACATGGTCGAGTTGATGGTGCAAATGAAAATGCTGAAGCTTTATTGATTGGATCTCACATG GACACTGTTGTTGATGCTGGGATGTTTGATGGATCACTAGGAATTGTCTCTGCAATATCTGCCGTGAAGGCTATGCATGTCAATGGAAAGCTGCAAAAGCTAAAGCGCCCCGTTGAG GTGATTGCATTTAGTGATGAAGAGGGTGTCAGATTTCAAACTACTTTCTTGGGAAGTGGTGCTATAGCTGGTATTTTACCTGGTACAACATTGGAGATATCTGATAAGAG GGAGGTGATGATtaaagattttctcaaggagaACTCAATGGACATTACAGAAGAAAGTCTTTTAAAGCTCAAGTATGACCCAAAGTCTATTTGGGGTTATGTTGag GTTCACATTGAGCAGGGTCCTGTGCTAGAACAAGTTGGTTTCCCACTTGGTGTGGTTAAAGGCATAGCTGGGCAGACACGATTGAAG GTTACAGTTAGAGGTTCACAAGGTCATGCTGGAACTGTTCCAATGTCCATGCGCCAGGATCCTATGGCTGCTGCTGCGGAACAAATTGTAGTCTTGGAAAGCCTCTGTAAACACCCTGAAGAATATCTTTCTTATGATGGTCATTGCAGTGATTCAACAGTGAAATCACTGTCAAGCTCACTTGTTTGTACTGTTGGGGAGATATCAACATGGCCAAGTGCCAGTAATGTCATTCCAGGCCAG GTTACATATACCGTGGATATACGAGCGATAGATGACCTTGGACGTGAAGCTGTTATCTATGATTTATCGAAACAAATTTACCAAATATGTGACAAGCGTTCAGTTTCCTGCATTATTGAGCACAAG CATGATGCAGGTGCTGTGATTTGTGATTCGGATCTAAGTTCACAGCTCAAGTCAGCAGCTTATTCTGCACTCAAGAAGATGGAGGGTGACATTCAGGATGAAGTGCCAACATTAATGAGCGGAGCAGGGCATGATGCAATGGCAATATCTCACTTAACAAAG GTGGGAATGCTGTTTGTGCGTTGTCGCGGAGGCATAAGTCACTCTCCACAAGAGCATGTGCTAGATAATGATGTCTGGGCAGCTGGTTTAGCAACCTTGTCATTTCTGGAAAACCTATCATAA
- the LOC114388279 gene encoding allantoate deiminase 1 isoform X2: MKAIDLIRKWMEDAGLRTWVDQMGNVHGRVDGANENAEALLIGSHMDTVVDAGMFDGSLGIVSAISAVKAMHVNGKLQKLKRPVEVIAFSDEEGVRFQTTFLGSGAIAGILPGTTLEISDKREVMIKDFLKENSMDITEESLLKLKYDPKSIWGYVEVHIEQGPVLEQVGFPLGVVKGIAGQTRLKVTVRGSQGHAGTVPMSMRQDPMAAAAEQIVVLESLCKHPEEYLSYDGHCSDSTVKSLSSSLVCTVGEISTWPSASNVIPGQVTYTVDIRAIDDLGREAVIYDLSKQIYQICDKRSVSCIIEHKHDAGAVICDSDLSSQLKSAAYSALKKMEGDIQDEVPTLMSGAGHDAMAISHLTKVGMLFVRCRGGISHSPQEHVLDNDVWAAGLATLSFLENLS, encoded by the exons ATGAAGGCAATTGATCTTATTCGTAAATGGATGGAGGATGCTGGTTTGAGAAC TTGGGTGGACCAAATGGGAAATGTACATGGTCGAGTTGATGGTGCAAATGAAAATGCTGAAGCTTTATTGATTGGATCTCACATG GACACTGTTGTTGATGCTGGGATGTTTGATGGATCACTAGGAATTGTCTCTGCAATATCTGCCGTGAAGGCTATGCATGTCAATGGAAAGCTGCAAAAGCTAAAGCGCCCCGTTGAG GTGATTGCATTTAGTGATGAAGAGGGTGTCAGATTTCAAACTACTTTCTTGGGAAGTGGTGCTATAGCTGGTATTTTACCTGGTACAACATTGGAGATATCTGATAAGAG GGAGGTGATGATtaaagattttctcaaggagaACTCAATGGACATTACAGAAGAAAGTCTTTTAAAGCTCAAGTATGACCCAAAGTCTATTTGGGGTTATGTTGag GTTCACATTGAGCAGGGTCCTGTGCTAGAACAAGTTGGTTTCCCACTTGGTGTGGTTAAAGGCATAGCTGGGCAGACACGATTGAAG GTTACAGTTAGAGGTTCACAAGGTCATGCTGGAACTGTTCCAATGTCCATGCGCCAGGATCCTATGGCTGCTGCTGCGGAACAAATTGTAGTCTTGGAAAGCCTCTGTAAACACCCTGAAGAATATCTTTCTTATGATGGTCATTGCAGTGATTCAACAGTGAAATCACTGTCAAGCTCACTTGTTTGTACTGTTGGGGAGATATCAACATGGCCAAGTGCCAGTAATGTCATTCCAGGCCAG GTTACATATACCGTGGATATACGAGCGATAGATGACCTTGGACGTGAAGCTGTTATCTATGATTTATCGAAACAAATTTACCAAATATGTGACAAGCGTTCAGTTTCCTGCATTATTGAGCACAAG CATGATGCAGGTGCTGTGATTTGTGATTCGGATCTAAGTTCACAGCTCAAGTCAGCAGCTTATTCTGCACTCAAGAAGATGGAGGGTGACATTCAGGATGAAGTGCCAACATTAATGAGCGGAGCAGGGCATGATGCAATGGCAATATCTCACTTAACAAAG GTGGGAATGCTGTTTGTGCGTTGTCGCGGAGGCATAAGTCACTCTCCACAAGAGCATGTGCTAGATAATGATGTCTGGGCAGCTGGTTTAGCAACCTTGTCATTTCTGGAAAACCTATCATAA